One stretch of Cellulomonas wangsupingiae DNA includes these proteins:
- a CDS encoding ABC transporter substrate-binding protein — protein sequence MRTLRTRRGRRPAALAAGLLATALALTACAQGGGTDAAAGDSSADPDEPVTIRWSWWGSDTRHTLTQEVIDLFEEKNPNITVVPDYTDWGSYFDKLSVSVAGGDAPDVITQEERYLADYASKGVLADLSQLDIDTSKIDDTILQSGTIDDAVYGIATGVNVYSVVADPQAFADAGVEMPDDTTWTWEDYVEVATEISAKSGGAVYGAQDYGFNEPGFSILARQNGQSLYDEKGELGFEPELLEQWWQHSLDLQASGGQPDPAKTVEVDAGGPEQSLVGTNAGAMAWFWSNQLTALSNASGRDLQLLRVPGESQFDRTGMYFKPAMYYSVSSKSAHPEAAAKLVDFLLNDPEAGAILLSDRGLPANTDVRAAVTDEFAATDKQAAEFLSSLEDEIVDGPVVPPAGAGQVTEITKRLNAEVLFGRLTPQQAAEQFVQEVTAAIS from the coding sequence ATGCGCACCCTTCGCACCCGACGCGGTCGGCGTCCGGCCGCCCTCGCCGCCGGCCTGCTGGCCACCGCGCTCGCCCTCACCGCGTGCGCCCAGGGCGGCGGCACGGACGCCGCCGCGGGCGACAGCTCCGCCGACCCCGACGAGCCCGTGACGATCCGGTGGTCGTGGTGGGGCTCCGACACGCGCCACACCCTCACGCAGGAGGTCATCGACCTCTTCGAGGAGAAGAACCCGAACATCACGGTGGTCCCCGACTACACCGACTGGGGCAGCTACTTCGACAAGCTCTCGGTGTCCGTCGCCGGCGGTGACGCACCCGACGTCATCACGCAGGAGGAGCGCTACCTCGCGGACTACGCGTCGAAGGGCGTCCTCGCGGACCTCTCGCAGCTCGACATCGACACCTCGAAGATCGACGACACGATCCTGCAGTCCGGCACGATCGACGACGCCGTGTACGGGATCGCCACGGGCGTCAACGTGTACTCGGTGGTCGCGGACCCGCAGGCGTTCGCCGACGCGGGCGTCGAGATGCCCGACGACACGACGTGGACCTGGGAGGACTACGTCGAGGTCGCCACCGAGATCTCGGCGAAGTCCGGCGGCGCGGTGTACGGCGCGCAGGACTACGGGTTCAACGAGCCGGGCTTCTCGATCCTCGCGCGGCAGAACGGCCAGTCGCTGTACGACGAGAAGGGCGAGCTGGGCTTCGAGCCCGAGCTGCTGGAGCAGTGGTGGCAGCACTCGCTGGACCTGCAGGCGTCGGGCGGCCAGCCCGACCCGGCGAAGACCGTCGAGGTCGACGCGGGCGGGCCGGAGCAGTCGCTCGTCGGCACCAACGCCGGTGCGATGGCCTGGTTCTGGTCCAACCAGCTCACGGCGCTGAGCAACGCGTCGGGCCGCGACCTGCAGCTACTGCGCGTCCCGGGCGAGTCGCAGTTCGACCGGACGGGCATGTACTTCAAGCCGGCGATGTACTACTCGGTGTCGTCGAAGTCCGCGCACCCCGAGGCGGCCGCGAAGCTCGTCGACTTCCTGCTCAACGACCCCGAGGCCGGCGCGATCCTGCTGTCCGACCGCGGCCTGCCCGCCAACACGGACGTGCGCGCCGCGGTGACGGACGAGTTCGCCGCCACCGACAAGCAGGCGGCCGAGTTCCTGTCGAGCCTGGAGGACGAGATCGTCGACGGGCCCGTCGTGCCG
- a CDS encoding carbohydrate ABC transporter permease, whose protein sequence is MSVVSELRRTARSGPRRAGGQAPLRRGDGRAAAVFLAPWFAGLLLITVGPMVASAYLAFTDYSLLTDPTWVGLENFVRMLDDARLHNALRVTFTYVLTGVPLQLVVALGLAMLLDRGMRGLSFYRSVFYLPSLLGGSVAIAILWRQIFGVDGLVNVFLGFFGVQGRGWVSDPDTALWTLVILHVWTFGAPMIIFLAGLRQIPEMYYEAAAIDGASRVRQFFHITLPLLTPIVFFNLVLQVIGAFQSFTQAFVVSGGTGGPADSTMFYTLYLYQKGFTSLEMGYASAMAWLLVIIVAILTAINFFASKFWVFYDD, encoded by the coding sequence ATGTCCGTGGTCTCCGAGCTGCGCCGCACGGCGCGCTCCGGACCCAGGAGGGCCGGTGGGCAGGCACCGCTGCGCCGGGGCGACGGCCGGGCCGCGGCCGTCTTCCTCGCCCCCTGGTTCGCCGGCCTCCTGCTCATCACGGTCGGCCCGATGGTCGCCTCGGCCTACCTCGCCTTCACCGACTACAGCCTCCTGACGGACCCCACCTGGGTCGGCCTGGAGAACTTCGTCCGCATGCTCGACGACGCGCGCCTGCACAACGCGCTGCGCGTGACGTTCACCTACGTGCTGACCGGCGTGCCGCTGCAGCTCGTCGTGGCCCTGGGCCTGGCGATGCTGCTCGACCGGGGCATGCGGGGCCTGTCGTTCTACCGCTCGGTGTTCTACCTGCCGTCGCTGCTCGGCGGGTCGGTGGCCATCGCGATCCTGTGGCGCCAGATCTTCGGCGTCGACGGCCTGGTGAACGTGTTCCTCGGGTTCTTCGGCGTGCAGGGCCGCGGCTGGGTGTCCGACCCGGACACCGCGCTGTGGACGCTCGTGATCCTGCACGTGTGGACGTTCGGCGCCCCGATGATCATCTTCCTCGCAGGGCTCCGGCAGATCCCCGAGATGTACTACGAGGCCGCGGCCATCGACGGCGCGAGCCGGGTGCGGCAGTTCTTCCACATCACGCTGCCGCTCCTCACGCCGATCGTGTTCTTCAACCTCGTGCTGCAGGTGATCGGCGCGTTCCAGTCGTTCACGCAGGCGTTCGTCGTCTCGGGAGGGACCGGCGGCCCGGCGGACTCGACGATGTTCTACACGCTCTACCTCTACCAGAAGGGCTTCACGTCGCTGGAGATGGGCTACGCGTCCGCGATGGCGTGGCTGCTCGTGATCATCGTGGCGATCCTGACCGCCATCAACTTCTTCGCCTCCAAGTTCTGGGTCTTCTACGATGACTGA
- a CDS encoding carbohydrate ABC transporter permease: MTEVRVRTDPHPEPAPRRDAGLAARTAELAAESPVRAARSPWPRRLRSTGKHVGLVALAVMMIYPLIWLLVSSIKPSETIFRDVSIIPGEIDLTNYTAGWNALLHPFGHYMMNSAIVVLGSLVGNLIACSMAAYAFARLEFRGRRVWFAIMLMSIMLPIHVVIVPQYVLFSQLGWINTFLPLIVPKLLATDAFFVFLMVQFFRGIPRELDEAARLDGCGHGRIYLRIMMPLAMPALATTAIFTFIWTWNDFFSQLIFLTNPDMYTAPIALRTFLDATGQSSWGPMFAMSIVSILPIFLVFLFGQKYLVKGIATTGIK, translated from the coding sequence ATGACTGAGGTCCGCGTGCGCACCGATCCGCACCCCGAGCCCGCACCCCGTCGCGACGCCGGCCTCGCCGCCCGCACCGCCGAGCTGGCCGCCGAGAGCCCCGTGCGCGCGGCGCGCTCCCCGTGGCCCCGCCGCCTGCGCTCCACCGGCAAGCACGTCGGCCTCGTCGCCCTCGCGGTGATGATGATCTACCCGCTGATCTGGCTGCTGGTCAGCTCGATCAAGCCCAGCGAGACGATCTTCCGGGACGTGTCGATCATCCCCGGCGAGATCGACCTGACCAACTACACGGCCGGCTGGAACGCCCTGCTGCACCCGTTCGGGCACTACATGATGAACTCCGCGATCGTCGTGCTCGGGTCGCTGGTGGGCAACCTGATCGCGTGCTCGATGGCCGCCTACGCGTTCGCCCGGCTGGAGTTCCGGGGCCGCCGCGTGTGGTTCGCGATCATGCTGATGTCGATCATGCTGCCGATCCACGTCGTGATCGTGCCGCAGTACGTGCTGTTCTCCCAGCTCGGCTGGATCAACACGTTCCTGCCGCTGATCGTCCCCAAGCTGCTGGCCACCGACGCGTTCTTCGTGTTCCTCATGGTGCAGTTCTTCCGCGGCATCCCCCGCGAGCTCGACGAGGCCGCGCGCCTCGACGGCTGCGGCCACGGACGCATCTACCTGCGGATCATGATGCCGCTCGCGATGCCGGCACTGGCGACCACCGCGATCTTCACGTTCATCTGGACGTGGAACGACTTCTTCAGCCAGCTGATCTTCCTCACCAACCCCGACATGTACACCGCACCCATCGCGCTGCGGACGTTCCTCGACGCCACGGGCCAGAGCTCGTGGGGACCGATGTTCGCCATGTCGATCGTGTCGATCCTGCCGATCTTCCTCGTCTTCCTGTTCGGCCAGAAGTACCTCGTCAAGGGCATCGCCACGACGGGCATCAAGTAG